One stretch of Chryseobacterium fluminis DNA includes these proteins:
- a CDS encoding acyl-CoA carboxylase subunit beta, whose translation MDIEFNKREDQNRLKLSELNRLLAEIRKGGGEKRLQKLRDEGKMTARERIEYLLDKNSDSIEIGAFAGFEMYEEHGGCPSGGVVIVIGYVSGRQCIVVANDASVKAGAWFPITGKKNLRAQEIAMENKLPIIYLVDSAGVYLPMQDEIFPDKEHFGRIFRNNAKMSAMGILQISAVMGSCVAGGAYLPIMSDEAMIVDKTGSIFLAGSYLVKAAIGESIDNETLGGATTHCSISGVTDYKAKDDKDALDRIKNIMKSTGSTEKAGFDRIESFPPKEKSENIFGIMPVSRAEQYDTYEIIKCLVDNSEYEEYKADYGKSIICATARIDGWSVGIVANQRKLVKSGKGEMQFGGVIYSDSADKATRFIANCNQRKIPLVFLQDVTGFMVGSKSEHGGIIKDGAKMVNAVSNSVVPKFTIITGNSYGAGNYAMCGKAYDPRLIVAWPWADLAVMGGAQAAKVLAQIQESTLKKQGKEITEEEHNEILDTISKKYQKQTESTYAAARLWTDAIINPVDTRKWISMGIEAANHSPITEKFNLGVIQV comes from the coding sequence ATGGACATCGAATTCAACAAACGGGAAGATCAGAACAGATTAAAATTATCAGAGCTTAATCGATTACTTGCTGAAATCAGAAAAGGCGGTGGAGAAAAGAGGCTTCAAAAGCTTCGTGATGAAGGAAAAATGACAGCAAGAGAAAGAATAGAATATCTTCTTGATAAAAATTCAGATTCCATAGAAATAGGAGCTTTCGCAGGATTTGAAATGTACGAGGAACATGGCGGATGTCCAAGCGGTGGTGTTGTGATTGTGATCGGCTATGTTTCCGGAAGGCAGTGTATCGTTGTTGCCAATGATGCTTCTGTAAAAGCTGGGGCCTGGTTCCCAATTACAGGGAAAAAAAATCTCAGAGCCCAGGAAATTGCCATGGAAAATAAGCTTCCTATTATTTATCTGGTAGACTCTGCAGGGGTATATCTTCCGATGCAGGATGAAATATTTCCGGATAAAGAGCATTTCGGCAGAATTTTCAGGAACAATGCCAAGATGAGCGCTATGGGAATCCTCCAGATTTCAGCTGTAATGGGTAGTTGTGTAGCTGGTGGTGCTTACCTTCCTATTATGAGCGACGAAGCGATGATCGTGGATAAAACAGGCTCTATTTTCCTGGCTGGAAGCTACCTGGTAAAAGCAGCCATCGGAGAGAGTATTGATAATGAAACTCTAGGCGGTGCTACCACACACTGTTCTATTTCCGGAGTTACTGATTATAAGGCAAAAGATGATAAGGATGCTTTAGACAGGATTAAAAATATTATGAAGTCAACCGGCAGTACGGAAAAAGCTGGTTTTGACAGAATTGAAAGTTTTCCTCCAAAAGAAAAATCAGAGAATATATTTGGAATTATGCCTGTATCCAGAGCCGAACAGTATGATACCTATGAAATTATAAAATGTCTGGTAGATAACTCAGAATATGAAGAATATAAAGCTGATTATGGGAAAAGTATTATCTGTGCAACAGCAAGGATTGATGGCTGGTCCGTAGGAATCGTTGCTAATCAGAGAAAGCTGGTAAAGAGCGGAAAAGGCGAAATGCAGTTTGGAGGGGTCATCTATTCTGATTCTGCAGACAAGGCGACAAGATTTATTGCTAACTGTAATCAACGTAAAATTCCACTTGTGTTTCTGCAGGATGTCACAGGTTTTATGGTAGGTTCAAAATCTGAGCATGGAGGGATTATCAAAGATGGGGCAAAAATGGTAAATGCGGTATCCAATTCCGTAGTCCCTAAATTCACCATCATTACAGGAAATTCATATGGGGCAGGAAATTATGCGATGTGTGGAAAGGCTTACGATCCCAGACTTATAGTAGCTTGGCCATGGGCAGATCTTGCGGTTATGGGGGGAGCCCAGGCAGCTAAGGTACTCGCCCAAATTCAAGAATCGACATTAAAGAAGCAGGGAAAAGAAATTACGGAAGAAGAACACAATGAGATATTGGATACAATCTCAAAAAAATACCAGAAGCAAACAGAATCTACGTACGCTGCAGCAAGATTATGGACTGATGCCATTATCAATCCGGTAGATACCAGAAAATGGATCTCTATGGGGATAGAAGCGGCAAATCATTCTCCTATAACAGAAAAATTTAATTTAGGCGTTATTCAGGTATGA
- a CDS encoding DMT family transporter yields MQKLALFRLHLIVFLWGFTAILGKLIHADAQILVFYRMLFAAICLFIYIRVFKKESIKVSKKIFFQLAAIGFAMALHWYCFFYSIKVSNVSIALSCLSLSTLFASVLEPVIFKRKIDISEVVMGVVIVSCILLIFKAEFQYKEGIMYGVFCAIFGTIFSVFNGKMFGKTSSGNIIFYEIFCGWFILMIIYLFSGQIFQMNEISYRDIALICLLASVFTAFPMLESVNLMKYISPFTLILTVNLEPVYGIILAFFIFGESEHMSSIFYIASGVMILAIIANGLLKAKNKKNLIKH; encoded by the coding sequence ATGCAAAAATTGGCACTTTTCAGGTTGCATCTGATTGTTTTTTTGTGGGGGTTTACGGCAATACTTGGAAAACTGATTCATGCAGATGCTCAGATCCTGGTTTTTTACCGGATGCTGTTTGCTGCCATATGTCTCTTTATATATATCAGGGTTTTTAAAAAAGAAAGTATTAAAGTATCAAAGAAAATATTTTTTCAGCTGGCTGCTATAGGTTTTGCAATGGCTCTTCACTGGTATTGTTTTTTTTATTCCATTAAAGTGTCTAATGTTTCCATTGCACTGAGCTGTCTTTCCTTATCCACTTTATTTGCTTCTGTACTGGAACCGGTTATTTTCAAGAGGAAAATCGACATTTCAGAAGTCGTCATGGGCGTGGTGATCGTTTCCTGTATTTTATTGATTTTTAAAGCGGAATTCCAATATAAAGAAGGAATTATGTATGGGGTGTTCTGCGCCATATTCGGGACTATATTTTCTGTTTTTAACGGAAAAATGTTTGGTAAAACAAGCTCAGGAAATATTATCTTTTACGAGATTTTCTGTGGTTGGTTTATTCTGATGATTATTTATCTGTTTTCCGGACAAATTTTTCAAATGAATGAAATAAGTTACCGTGATATTGCGTTAATATGCTTGTTAGCAAGTGTATTTACGGCGTTCCCAATGCTGGAATCGGTAAACCTGATGAAATATATTTCGCCTTTTACACTAATTTTAACAGTTAATTTAGAGCCGGTTTACGGAATTATACTAGCTTTCTTTATCTTTGGGGAATCGGAACATATGAGTTCTATATTTTATATAGCATCAGGTGTTATGATTTTGGCAATCATTGCCAACGGACTATTAAAAGCTAAAAACAAAAAAAACTTAATTAAGCATTAA
- a CDS encoding putative type IX sorting system protein PorV2, which produces MMKKYLLFIFSLLFGFSQSQIIRKYSNEFLNIGAGARGLAMGGAVVSNQDDVYSPMWNPAGLMAIERDWQGAAMHAEYFESIAKYDYLAYAKVLETGVFGVSVVRLGVDNILNTTQLIDTEGNIDYDKITKFSQSDYAAILSYAFNPGGNTKLDVGINAKIVYRNVGKFANGYGFGFDIGAIYKMDNGWKIGGMLRDATTTVNFWSINQKELSTVVNGEEFNPAPKDKMELTMPKLNVGASKMFEINSSVYVLPEAGINVDFAKTAALVSTDFASITPYAGAELGYQKMIFVRLGVNRFQSITDIEDLRRKVSFQPSAGIGIRYRGLTLDYALTNSGIGGSNFYSNFFSLKLDMGMFRND; this is translated from the coding sequence ATGATGAAGAAATATCTTTTATTTATATTTTCCCTGCTATTTGGATTCTCTCAGTCGCAGATTATCAGGAAATATTCCAACGAATTTTTAAATATCGGAGCCGGGGCGAGAGGACTGGCGATGGGTGGTGCGGTAGTGTCCAACCAAGATGATGTCTATTCTCCCATGTGGAATCCCGCAGGTCTCATGGCCATCGAAAGAGACTGGCAGGGAGCAGCCATGCACGCCGAGTATTTTGAGTCGATTGCCAAATATGATTATCTGGCGTATGCCAAAGTTTTAGAAACCGGTGTTTTTGGAGTTTCAGTGGTGAGGCTTGGAGTTGATAATATTCTGAATACCACACAGCTTATCGATACGGAAGGAAATATTGATTATGATAAAATTACAAAATTTTCTCAGTCCGATTACGCAGCGATTCTTTCTTATGCATTCAATCCTGGTGGAAATACCAAATTAGATGTTGGTATTAATGCTAAAATTGTCTACAGAAATGTAGGAAAGTTTGCGAATGGATATGGCTTTGGGTTTGATATCGGAGCGATTTACAAAATGGATAACGGATGGAAAATAGGAGGGATGCTACGAGATGCTACTACTACCGTTAACTTTTGGAGCATCAACCAGAAAGAATTATCTACCGTTGTGAATGGTGAAGAATTCAATCCTGCGCCTAAAGATAAAATGGAACTGACTATGCCAAAGCTGAATGTAGGAGCAAGTAAAATGTTTGAGATCAACAGCAGTGTATATGTCTTGCCTGAAGCAGGGATTAATGTTGATTTTGCTAAGACAGCAGCACTGGTTTCAACAGATTTTGCGAGTATTACACCCTACGCAGGAGCTGAATTAGGATATCAGAAAATGATTTTTGTAAGGTTGGGGGTCAACAGATTTCAGTCAATTACAGATATCGAAGATTTACGCAGAAAAGTTTCATTTCAGCCGAGTGCCGGTATCGGAATCCGGTATAGAGGTTTAACTTTAGATTACGCACTGACGAACTCAGGAATCGGGGGATCTAATTTTTATTCCAACTTTTTCTCTCTTAAGCTAGACATGGGAATGTTTAGAAATGACTAA
- a CDS encoding T9SS type A sorting domain-containing protein, which yields MANDYKLTKVFAFLLVSFFTCLSSAQTYCNPSYPTGCFLWRIAQVAIPQASFSNTFDSGNCVSGRDRTSITINLSVDTTYTLNVSTTNWTGCGMAVDFNKDGDFDDTGEVLFLPAYIANQNQTYTGDFIIPSSVMPGSYRMRIWNRLANSGAGTPTADSACATYGYGTWTDYTVNIASLSTTEASLQTIAKVYPNPVSDVLHIEGKTIIKSVEVFDLNGKLIKTVTHHKNKISIGVSELIPGAYAAKITDSKGSRTIKFIKK from the coding sequence ATGGCAAATGATTACAAATTAACAAAAGTTTTCGCATTTTTATTGGTCTCTTTCTTCACCTGTTTATCCAGCGCCCAGACGTATTGTAATCCATCTTATCCCACGGGTTGTTTTCTCTGGAGGATTGCTCAGGTGGCCATTCCTCAAGCAAGTTTCAGTAATACTTTTGATTCAGGGAACTGCGTGTCAGGTAGAGATAGAACCTCTATAACTATTAACCTGTCTGTAGATACGACTTACACCCTTAATGTTTCAACAACCAACTGGACAGGCTGCGGAATGGCAGTAGATTTCAATAAAGACGGTGATTTTGATGATACAGGAGAAGTGCTTTTTTTACCGGCTTATATTGCCAATCAAAATCAAACCTACACCGGTGATTTTATAATTCCTTCCTCTGTAATGCCTGGATCTTACAGAATGAGAATATGGAACAGGCTTGCCAATTCCGGAGCAGGCACACCAACAGCAGATTCTGCATGCGCTACTTACGGATATGGAACCTGGACGGATTACACTGTCAATATCGCATCATTATCAACTACTGAAGCTTCATTACAGACTATAGCTAAAGTTTATCCTAACCCTGTATCGGATGTCTTACATATTGAAGGCAAAACCATAATCAAGTCCGTAGAAGTATTTGATCTAAACGGGAAATTAATAAAAACAGTAACCCATCATAAAAATAAAATATCTATTGGTGTTTCAGAGTTGATTCCCGGAGCTTATGCTGCAAAAATAACAGATAGTAAGGGAAGCCGGACGATTAAATTCATTAAAAAGTAA
- the uvrC gene encoding excinuclease ABC subunit UvrC has translation MNPSLELQLKTLPSEPGVYRYYDKNEQLLYVGKAKNLKKRVLSYFNKHLSGYRIKIMVGKIHRLETTIVNSEYDALLLENNLIKEHQPFYNVMLKDDKTYPWICIKNEDFPRIFLTRTKIKDGSEYYGPYAKVRPAKILLDTIKHIYKLRTCNLNLAPSKIDDGKYKVCLEYHIKNCEGPCEGLESKADYDEKIDAIRGMIKGDFRKAKEYLTGQMMKHAENLQFENAQLIKERLDILEDYQAKNTVVNSNIDDVDVFGMTSDETAAYVNFFKIRNGNIIQSFTTEIKKILEESDEDIMEEALIEIRQKFSSDSREVLLPFHLSVEIPNVKLIVPKVGDKKRIVELSEKNAREYRLEKLKQVQIVDPERHTNRIMAEMQKLLRMPVEPRHIEGFDNSNIQGTNPVSACVVFKDGKPSKADYRIFHPKTVEGPNDFATMEEVIYRRYKRMLDEGESLPQLILIDGGKGQLSSAVKSLRLLGLYGKITIVGIAKRLEEIFFPEDSIPLYLDKKSETLKILQRVRDEAHRFGVKHHRTRRKNSTIKSELDEIPGVGERTVELLLSKLKSVKRIKEASLETLEEILGKSKAKVVHDFFNI, from the coding sequence ATGAATCCTTCTTTAGAATTACAGCTTAAAACTTTACCCTCTGAACCCGGCGTTTATCGTTATTACGATAAAAATGAGCAGCTTTTGTATGTAGGGAAAGCAAAAAATTTAAAGAAAAGGGTACTCTCCTATTTCAACAAACATCTTTCCGGCTACCGGATTAAAATTATGGTAGGAAAGATTCACAGGCTGGAAACTACCATCGTAAACAGTGAGTATGATGCGCTTTTATTGGAAAACAATCTGATTAAAGAGCATCAGCCATTTTACAATGTGATGCTGAAAGATGATAAGACCTATCCCTGGATCTGTATTAAAAATGAAGATTTTCCAAGGATCTTTTTAACCCGAACCAAGATCAAAGACGGCTCAGAATACTACGGACCGTACGCAAAAGTACGTCCCGCAAAGATTTTACTGGATACCATTAAGCATATTTACAAACTCAGGACCTGTAATTTAAATCTGGCCCCAAGTAAGATCGATGACGGAAAATATAAAGTATGCCTGGAATATCACATCAAAAACTGTGAAGGCCCTTGTGAAGGTCTGGAAAGCAAAGCAGACTATGATGAAAAAATAGATGCCATCCGTGGAATGATTAAAGGAGATTTCCGGAAAGCCAAAGAATATCTGACGGGTCAGATGATGAAGCATGCGGAGAATCTGCAGTTTGAAAACGCACAGTTAATTAAAGAGAGACTTGATATTCTAGAGGATTACCAGGCTAAGAATACAGTGGTTAATTCTAATATCGATGATGTGGATGTGTTTGGAATGACCAGCGATGAGACAGCAGCATATGTTAATTTCTTTAAAATCAGGAACGGAAATATTATCCAGAGTTTCACCACAGAAATAAAAAAGATCCTCGAAGAATCCGATGAAGATATTATGGAAGAAGCTTTAATCGAAATCAGACAAAAGTTCAGCTCTGATTCAAGAGAAGTCCTTCTGCCCTTCCATCTGTCGGTTGAGATTCCGAATGTAAAACTTATCGTACCTAAAGTCGGAGACAAAAAACGAATCGTTGAGCTTTCCGAAAAAAATGCCAGAGAATACCGTCTGGAAAAACTGAAACAGGTACAGATCGTAGATCCCGAAAGACATACCAACAGAATTATGGCTGAAATGCAAAAACTGTTGAGAATGCCTGTGGAGCCGAGACATATCGAAGGTTTTGATAACTCGAATATCCAGGGTACCAATCCTGTATCGGCCTGTGTTGTTTTTAAAGATGGAAAGCCCAGTAAGGCAGACTACCGTATTTTTCACCCGAAAACTGTCGAAGGACCGAATGACTTTGCCACCATGGAAGAGGTAATCTACCGACGTTATAAAAGAATGCTGGATGAGGGGGAAAGTTTACCGCAACTCATTTTGATTGACGGTGGTAAAGGCCAGCTGTCTTCAGCAGTGAAGAGTCTCCGGTTGCTGGGACTTTACGGAAAAATAACAATTGTTGGAATTGCAAAAAGGCTGGAAGAAATATTTTTCCCTGAAGATTCTATTCCTTTATATCTCGACAAGAAATCTGAAACACTGAAAATTTTACAGAGAGTACGGGACGAAGCACACCGGTTTGGGGTGAAGCATCACAGAACGAGAAGAAAGAATTCTACTATAAAATCCGAATTGGATGAAATTCCCGGTGTCGGAGAAAGAACGGTAGAGCTACTTTTGTCGAAGTTAAAATCTGTAAAACGTATAAAAGAGGCAAGTTTGGAAACTCTGGAAGAAATTTTAGGAAAAAGTAAGGCGAAAGTTGTTCATGATTTCTTCAATATTTAA
- the hutH gene encoding histidine ammonia-lyase — protein MIYGIDIFSFHDVLEICKNPKKAKLNKASKEQILKSQKNVQKIVESDRCVYGINTGFGPLCDTKISADETAQLQYNLIISHAVGVGKPIDKELSKIMIIAKVHALSKGFSGVSLEVIERLILMLEKDIIPVVPEQGSVGASGDLAPLSHLVLPLLGLGQVWEGDQVFETAEILEKHHLEPLALGPKEGLGLINGTQFILAHAIKGLEKFEYLLDLADMTAAMSIEAYRGSESPFKKELHDIRPFEGSKKVAARMVKFLKGSENMQAHEDCERVQDPYSMRCVPQVHGASRNAFEHLKLMANTELNSVTDNPIVLSAEESISGGNFHGQLMAMPLDYATLAVAELGNISDRRSYLLLEGKYGLPRLLTESSGLNSGFMIPQYTSAALVTENKTLCFPASADSIPTSLGQEDHVSMGSISGRKFNQVLGNLVNILSVELMFAAQGLEFRRPAKCSKIIEENYAILRSKVEKLEDDRLIGKDMLAIAELINERKFIVN, from the coding sequence ATGATATACGGGATAGATATTTTCAGTTTTCATGATGTATTGGAGATCTGTAAAAATCCGAAAAAAGCGAAACTTAATAAAGCTTCAAAAGAACAAATTTTAAAATCACAGAAAAACGTTCAGAAAATTGTGGAGTCCGATCGCTGTGTGTATGGAATCAATACCGGTTTCGGACCTCTGTGCGATACAAAAATTTCTGCTGACGAAACAGCGCAATTACAATATAATTTAATCATTTCTCATGCGGTAGGGGTAGGGAAGCCTATTGATAAAGAACTTTCAAAAATCATGATCATAGCTAAAGTTCATGCTTTGTCGAAAGGTTTTTCAGGAGTTTCTTTAGAAGTGATCGAGAGACTGATTCTCATGCTGGAAAAAGATATTATTCCGGTAGTGCCTGAACAGGGATCAGTAGGGGCTTCAGGAGATCTGGCCCCCTTATCACATTTGGTTTTACCTCTTTTAGGATTAGGACAGGTTTGGGAAGGAGACCAGGTTTTTGAAACTGCTGAAATTTTAGAAAAACATCATCTTGAACCGTTGGCTTTGGGACCGAAAGAAGGCTTAGGATTAATCAACGGTACTCAGTTTATCTTAGCGCATGCCATTAAAGGCCTGGAGAAATTCGAATATTTGCTGGACCTTGCGGATATGACTGCTGCCATGAGTATTGAAGCATACAGAGGTTCGGAAAGTCCGTTCAAAAAAGAGCTTCATGACATAAGACCGTTCGAAGGAAGCAAGAAAGTGGCGGCCAGAATGGTGAAATTTCTAAAGGGTTCTGAAAATATGCAGGCCCACGAAGATTGCGAAAGGGTACAGGATCCGTATTCCATGAGATGTGTTCCCCAGGTTCACGGAGCGAGCAGGAATGCTTTTGAACACCTGAAATTAATGGCCAACACCGAATTGAATTCTGTAACGGATAACCCGATCGTTTTAAGTGCTGAAGAATCCATATCAGGAGGAAATTTCCACGGACAGCTGATGGCCATGCCTTTGGACTATGCAACACTGGCTGTGGCTGAATTGGGAAATATTTCGGACAGAAGAAGCTACTTACTATTAGAAGGAAAATACGGATTGCCAAGATTGCTGACAGAAAGCTCTGGTCTCAATTCTGGTTTTATGATCCCGCAATATACCTCAGCTGCTTTGGTGACGGAAAATAAAACCCTCTGTTTCCCTGCCTCTGCAGATTCTATTCCTACCAGTCTGGGACAGGAAGATCATGTTTCCATGGGAAGTATTTCGGGCAGGAAATTCAATCAGGTTCTTGGAAACCTGGTCAATATTTTGTCAGTTGAACTGATGTTTGCCGCACAGGGATTAGAATTCAGAAGACCGGCGAAATGTTCAAAAATTATTGAAGAAAATTATGCCATTCTTCGTTCAAAAGTTGAGAAGCTGGAAGATGACCGATTGATCGGTAAGGATATGCTGGCCATTGCAGAACTGATCAACGAAAGAAAATTTATCGTTAATTAA
- a CDS encoding GNAT family N-acetyltransferase — protein sequence MTIKRTDSSDTDFQNLVKLLDADLAIRNGEDHAFYDQFNKIDAIKNCIIVYIDATPAACGAFKPFEEDTVEIKRMYTHPDFRKKGLATAIVDELEVWASEKGYTKAVLESSLEQNEALSVYEKSGYERIPNYGQYIGIDKSVCYKKIL from the coding sequence ATGACTATAAAAAGAACGGACTCGTCCGACACCGATTTTCAGAATTTAGTAAAACTTCTTGATGCTGATCTGGCCATCCGTAATGGCGAAGATCATGCATTTTACGATCAGTTTAATAAAATTGATGCGATTAAAAACTGTATTATTGTATACATCGATGCAACTCCCGCTGCGTGCGGAGCTTTCAAACCATTTGAAGAAGATACCGTTGAGATCAAAAGAATGTACACCCACCCGGATTTCAGGAAAAAAGGCCTGGCAACGGCAATCGTTGATGAGCTGGAAGTCTGGGCTTCAGAAAAGGGCTACACAAAAGCTGTTCTCGAAAGTTCTCTGGAGCAGAACGAAGCACTTTCAGTATATGAAAAAAGCGGTTATGAAAGGATACCCAATTACGGACAGTATATAGGAATTGATAAAAGCGTTTGCTATAAGAAAATTCTGTAA
- a CDS encoding S8 family peptidase → MKKSLIYLLIVSVSFTSCNREDLQNGTSPIEIVQKDPLNSKQINEKINGTIRSGERFSWQKSADHFVWSAIFNGNKIASVGFGTSGNDFDRSLSSDSERIQNDILELIEQYEGKAASRVLMTADPYLNQMDVIIEKQETIIALRKMKNIRYVEPADYHYFENERKFSGTAKSSGSSSGCGLESNALASTDYSTVSPNAKAPWSFAKHNITTAWNYSTGAGITVGVIDSGVSSEQSLLGSSFNNGLSSGRTISKNGVYVDSVWPWSTGYDGSADKCGHGTSMASTIAAPRNNMGQPVGVAYNSSLVTYRAASNVVLDGYHEQNGVKIAFTELGNNTKVKIISMSMGHIFSVGKIEDGVKYAYSKGKLIFCAGGTSTSFTNFVGVIFPAWMSEAQAVTGVKENTSNQKCEVCHSGAEIDFTYQMERSSGNNVPVLSYYNGQTNYVGGSSVATASTAGIAALVWSKNPSWTRDQVLNKMRQSSTYYPNPNSDYGYGNINVLQAVQ, encoded by the coding sequence ATGAAAAAAAGTTTAATTTACCTATTGATCGTCTCCGTTTCGTTTACATCCTGCAACAGAGAGGATCTTCAGAACGGAACTTCACCCATTGAAATCGTACAGAAAGACCCACTGAACTCCAAACAGATTAACGAAAAAATCAATGGAACGATCAGAAGCGGTGAGCGTTTCTCATGGCAGAAATCTGCGGATCATTTTGTGTGGAGTGCTATTTTTAACGGAAACAAAATTGCTTCCGTTGGTTTTGGAACATCAGGAAATGATTTTGACCGGAGTTTATCTTCGGACAGCGAAAGGATTCAAAATGATATTTTAGAATTAATTGAGCAGTATGAAGGAAAAGCAGCCAGCCGTGTTTTAATGACTGCAGATCCATATCTCAATCAGATGGATGTCATTATCGAAAAACAGGAAACCATTATTGCACTCCGAAAAATGAAAAACATACGCTACGTGGAGCCTGCGGATTATCATTATTTTGAAAACGAAAGAAAATTCAGCGGCACAGCAAAGTCCAGCGGAAGTTCATCCGGCTGCGGTCTCGAATCTAATGCCTTAGCATCTACAGATTATTCAACTGTATCACCCAATGCGAAAGCGCCCTGGTCTTTTGCGAAACACAATATCACCACTGCCTGGAATTACAGTACAGGAGCAGGAATCACGGTAGGAGTTATTGACAGTGGTGTTTCTTCGGAGCAGAGTCTTTTGGGAAGCAGCTTCAATAACGGACTCTCGTCAGGAAGAACCATTAGTAAAAACGGAGTGTATGTAGACTCAGTCTGGCCATGGAGTACGGGATATGACGGCTCTGCAGACAAGTGCGGGCATGGTACCAGTATGGCATCCACTATAGCAGCTCCCAGAAATAATATGGGGCAGCCTGTCGGCGTAGCCTACAATTCCAGTTTAGTTACCTACAGGGCGGCTTCCAATGTGGTACTGGATGGTTACCACGAGCAGAACGGAGTGAAGATTGCCTTTACCGAACTTGGAAATAATACCAAAGTGAAAATTATTTCCATGTCAATGGGACATATTTTTTCTGTAGGGAAAATTGAAGACGGCGTAAAGTATGCGTATTCAAAAGGAAAACTGATTTTCTGTGCCGGCGGTACCTCCACCAGTTTTACCAACTTCGTAGGAGTTATTTTCCCGGCCTGGATGTCTGAAGCACAGGCTGTCACTGGTGTGAAAGAAAATACTTCCAATCAGAAATGTGAGGTGTGTCATTCAGGAGCAGAAATTGATTTTACCTATCAGATGGAAAGGTCCTCAGGGAATAATGTCCCGGTATTGAGTTACTATAACGGCCAAACGAACTATGTTGGCGGTTCTTCTGTAGCTACCGCTTCCACTGCAGGAATTGCAGCCTTGGTATGGTCGAAAAACCCGTCGTGGACGAGAGATCAGGTGCTTAACAAAATGAGACAGTCTTCCACCTATTATCCAAATCCGAATTCAGATTACGGGTATGGAAATATTAATGTTTTGCAGGCTGTTCAATAA
- a CDS encoding carboxypeptidase-like regulatory domain-containing protein, with product MTKTIFLFLFLFPLYVSFSQNIKGSIVNDTGQRLSNVNIYLDGTKTGTVSGEDGSFMLELPAHTGGNLVFQKEQYETYSISSSQVLNRTLKVVLNKTNEIEEIEIIPYTEEAYKNFITYFLDNFIGYDRENVKIKNQRSLKFAYDKKNNTLKVKAPKTLLIENKNLGYEIEYNLISFSADFGSQMVNYTGTSFFRETKENQKVKLNRLNAYDGSLLHFFRSIYNNTIPDDRFIVNHIVKIPNPQYPTDEELKTLKNFLEMAKVTSILNAPEDILDISRRKNTHKPYALAVTKTLIPDSDYVKRPGGKVLFSFKDMLQVNYQKYFYELKGKEFVKTEKPVLLSSFLHPEGEIFEISKDGNITTPDLLITEGDFSKNKIENMLPLDYQPGD from the coding sequence ATGACAAAAACGATATTTCTTTTTTTATTTCTATTTCCCCTCTATGTTTCGTTTTCTCAGAATATTAAAGGAAGTATAGTCAATGATACCGGACAGCGGCTATCCAATGTAAATATTTACCTAGACGGAACCAAAACAGGCACTGTTTCCGGAGAGGACGGAAGCTTTATGCTAGAACTGCCTGCCCACACCGGCGGAAATCTTGTTTTCCAGAAAGAGCAGTATGAGACTTACAGTATTTCTTCTTCCCAGGTTCTCAACAGAACGCTTAAAGTTGTTTTAAATAAAACGAATGAAATCGAAGAGATAGAGATTATTCCTTATACAGAAGAAGCATATAAAAATTTTATTACTTATTTCCTTGACAATTTTATCGGTTATGACCGGGAGAACGTGAAAATTAAAAATCAGCGTTCCCTGAAGTTTGCCTATGATAAAAAGAATAATACGCTAAAGGTAAAAGCGCCCAAAACCTTACTGATTGAAAATAAAAATCTGGGCTATGAGATCGAATATAATCTCATCAGTTTTTCCGCAGATTTCGGATCTCAAATGGTAAATTATACCGGAACCAGTTTTTTCAGGGAGACAAAGGAAAATCAGAAAGTAAAACTTAACCGTCTGAATGCCTATGACGGCAGCCTGCTCCATTTTTTCAGAAGCATCTACAACAATACCATTCCGGACGATCGGTTTATCGTGAATCATATTGTTAAAATTCCTAATCCACAATATCCTACCGACGAGGAATTAAAAACACTGAAAAACTTCCTGGAAATGGCAAAAGTGACGAGCATACTGAATGCCCCTGAAGATATTCTGGACATTTCACGAAGAAAAAACACCCATAAACCTTACGCACTGGCCGTCACAAAGACTCTAATTCCGGATTCTGATTATGTAAAAAGACCTGGCGGAAAAGTTCTTTTTAGTTTTAAGGATATGCTTCAGGTAAATTACCAGAAGTACTTTTACGAACTGAAAGGAAAAGAATTTGTAAAAACTGAAAAACCGGTCTTGCTGTCATCATTTTTACATCCTGAAGGGGAAATCTTTGAAATTTCTAAAGACGGGAACATTACCACTCCCGATTTACTGATTACAGAAGGTGATTTTTCAAAAAATAAAATTGAAAATATGCTGCCTCTGGATTATCAGCCTGGAGACTGA